From the Chelonoidis abingdonii isolate Lonesome George chromosome 12, CheloAbing_2.0, whole genome shotgun sequence genome, one window contains:
- the ZBTB22 gene encoding zinc finger and BTB domain-containing protein 22, with translation MDPACGAIVHVDFPEITSALLENLNQQRVEGKLCDISIHVQGRVFRAHRAVLAASSPYFHDQVLLKNMTSIVLPNVMDPGAFETVLGSAYTGKLSMASDEIVNFLTVGSVLQMWHIVDKCTELLKEGRGTAGPSPSSSFRAHSSRTSENQSPSSSNYFSPRETGEGPEHGPAKYALRGAAGGIERDGSEGPDEEVIFQAEKGPSRCPEPFSGGSKFILETDDDVSDSGGDGGSGGGGGRRPAYVQPSIMPQKQWVYIKKERSQEDLVLTCEEDEDPVEVGPAPGEPPLSISDVRTLTEPSGAKLEEQVNFCESSEDFPSPYEGLEEGSGGSGSFAQRSLMPMDMQGNQILVFPPQAPVEHGAVQLAAGSGDGNKIFMCHCGKAFSHKSMRDRHVNMHLNLRPFDCPVCNKKFKMKHHLTEHMKTHTGLKPYECDVCAKKFMWRDSFMRHKGHCERRHRLAAAGGGPKKEPMVAGGAGEVDWVALRESQAAGRSPRSELGFGGGSGAKM, from the coding sequence ATGGACCCGGCGTGCGGTGCCATTGTACACGTGGACTTCCCTGAGATCACCAGCGCCCTGTTGGAGAACCTGAACCAGCAGCGGGTGGAGGGCAAGCTATGTGACATCTCCATCCACGTGCAGGGCCGGGTGTTCCGGGCCCACCGGGCCGTGCTGGCCGCCTCCTCGCCCTACTTCCATGACCAGGTGCTGCTGAAGAACATGACGTCCATCGTGCTGCCCAACGTCATGGACCCGGGCGCCTTCGAGACGGTGCTGGGCTCCGCATATACCGGCAAGCTGAGCATGGCCTCAGACGAGATCGTCAACTTCCTCACCGTGGGCAGCGTGCTGCAGATGTGGCACATCGTGGACAAGTGCACGGAGCTGCTCAAGGAGGGGCGGGGCACTGCCGGCCCCTCGCCTTCCTCCTCTTTCCGTGCCCACTCCAGCCGCACCAGCGAGAACCAGTCACCCAGCAGCAGTAACTACTTCAGCCCCCGGGAGACGGGTGAGGGGCCAGAGCATGGGCCTGCCAAGTATGCACTGCGAGGGGCGGCGGGTGGCATAGAGCGGGATGGATCAGAGGGGCCAGACGAGGAGGTGATCTTCCAGGCCGAGAAGGGTCCCTCCCGCTGCCCTGAGCCCTTCTCCGGCGGCAGCAAGTTCATCCTGGAGACGGATGATGACGTGAGTGACAGCggtggggatgggggcagtggtgggggtggggggcggcgcCCTGCCTACGTGCAGCCTAGCATCATGCCCCAGAAGCAGTGGGTGTACATCAAGAAGGAGCGGTCCCAGGAGGACTTGGTGCTGACATGCGAGGAGGACGAGGACCCGGTGGAGGTGGGGCCGGCCCCCGGTGAGCCCCCCCTCAGCATCAGTGATGTGCGTACGCTGACCGAGCCCTCTGGGGCCAAGCTGGAGGAGCAGGTCAACTTCTGCGAGTCCTCGGAGGACTTCCCCTCGCCCTacgaggggctggaggaggggtcaGGCGGCAGCGGCAGCTTTGCCCAGCGCTCCCTCATGCCCATGGACATGCAGGGCAACCAGATCCTGGTCTTCCCCCCCCAGGCCCCCGTGGAGCACGGGGCTGTGCAGCTGGCGGCCGGCTCCGGCGATGGCAACAAGATCTTCATGTGTCACTGTGGCAAGGCCTTCTCCCACAAGAGCATGCGCGACCGGCATGTCAACATGCACCTCAACCTGCGCCCCTTCGACTGCCCCGTCTGCAACAAGAAGTTCAAGATGAAGCACCACCTGACAGAGCACATGAAGACGCACACTGGCCTCAAGCCCTACGAGTGTGACGTCTGCGCCAAGAAGTTCATGTGGCGAGACAGCTTCATGCGCCACAAGGGGCACTGCGAGCGGCGCCACCGCCTGGCTGCGGCAGGCGGGGGACCCAAGAAGGAGCCCATGGtggcaggtggggcaggggaggtcgACTGGGTGGCGCTACGGGAGTCCCAGGCTGCTGGGAGGTCTCCGCGCAGTGAACTGGGCTTCGGCGGGGGGAGCGGGGCGAAGATGTGA
- the DAXX gene encoding death domain-associated protein 6 isoform X1 yields MAATVESNIIVLDDEEEGLPPPMPRESPGPAPASPQTNGTPTKKPDPLAQHGGSFKAENERLFAEFLECCSRLTEEHPEVIPFLASRHQKASPEFLASAEFRNVLGRCLTRVQSKRSKVYVYINELCTVLKAHTQRRKLVLSSAPATPHQPEPAAPEEEGEGTSGQRGTGSKRQIRYLENLLRVYMGEIRRLQERELDLAELDSEDSTYLQESRLKRKMMHIFKRLCQLKQCSSLTGRVIEQRIPYRGTRYPEVNRRIERFINRPDVFPDYTDILKVIQKASARHSLGLAKRQMQSMALDAFREVGNRLQERRHLDLVYNFGSHLTDQYRPDTDPARRDSALARRLRENRQVALTRLDSVVSRYAQLQDESEEEERVRKRAAQARGSAAPRQEGPLPPPCPMAPDPGEGQPHLQGSPSTSAASQGAPAISEEEDDESEEEEPSSDTDIEEELQQSQEGGEEEEEDAAMQEAAGEDTAGDQEDQCMELGLEPLPCSSGGEDLEDEDEEDEEEDEDEEPLPLAEGQGPPSPKEGEGPPFSPMQELFVLEIEALPLELSETPPPSPQIPGGSEATPKAAPSSPEPSEATPLGSASPETISSRTERQVSLKEPASFAVKQERGSMGDSGLRTQPPAKRRLSVPRSPLARPLENGGSIISSTSFNGSAGPPACKRGRQELPCGNSSCLEVHSIGSEDEDLELPLDGLLPHSPLPDSTRADSPFQSLVSSSQGSPQLCQRLLPKACKTSVATQCDPEEIIVLSDSD; encoded by the exons ATGGCTGCCACAGTGGAGAGCAACATCATCGTCTTGGACGATGAGGAGGAAGGGCTGCCACCACCTATGCCCAGGGAGTCCCCAGGacctgcccctgcctccccccagacCAATGGGACCCCCACCAAGAAACCAGATCCCCTGGCCCAGCATGGTGGCAGCTTCAAGGCTGAGAATGAACGGCTCTTTGCAGAG TTCCTGGAGTGCTGTAGCCGGTTGACGGAGGAGCACCCCGAGGTGATCCCCTTCCTGGCCAGCCGGCACCAGAAGGCCAGTCCCGAGTTCCTGGCCTCAGCTGAGTTTCGCAACGTGCTGGGGCGCTGCCTGACACGTGTGCAGAGCAAGCGCAGCAAAGTCTATGTCTACATCAACGAGCTGTGCACTGTGCTCAAGGCCCACACGCAGCGCCGCAAGCTGGTACTCAGCTCAGCCCCCGCCACCCCCCACCAGCCGGAGCCAGCAGcgccagaggaggagggggaggggacgtCAGGACAGCGTGGCACTGGCTCCAAAAGGCAAATCCGCTACCTGGAAAACTTGCTGCGTGTCTATATGGGGGAGATCAGGCGGCTGCAGGAGCGGGAGCTGGACCTGGCTGAGTTGGACAGCGAGGACTCCACCTACCTGCAGGAGAGCCGTCTCAAGCGCAAGATGATGCACATCTTCAAGCGGCTGTGCCAACTCAAGCAGTGCAGCAGCCTGACGGGCCGGGTGATCGAGCAGCGCATCCCGTACCGGGGCACCCGCTACCCGGAGGTCAACCGACGCATCGAGCGCTTCATCAACCGGCCTGACGTCTTCCCCGACTACACGGACATCCTCAAGGTGATCCAGAAGGCCAGTGCCCGCCACAGCTTGGGCCTGGCCAAGCGCCAGATGCAGAGCATGGCATTGGATGCCTTCCGTGAGGTGGGCAACCGCCTGCAGGAGCGGCGCCACCTTGACCTGGTCTACAACTTCGGTAGCCACCTCACCGACCAGTACCGGCCTG ACACTGACCCTGCCCGGAGGGACTCCGCACTGGCCCGGCGGCTGCGGGAAAACCGCCAGGTGGCGCTGACGCGGCTGGACAGTGTCGTCTCGCGCTATGCCCAGCTGCAGGATGAGAGTGAGGAAGAGGAGCGTGTCCGCAAGAGAGCTGCCCAAGCCCGTGGCAGCGCTGCCCCCCGGCAGGAGGGGCCACTGCCGCCACCCTGCCCCATGGCACCAGAcccaggggaggggcagcccCACTTGCAG GGCAGCCCCAGCACGAGCGCTGCAAGCCAAGGGGCACCTGCGATCAGTGAGGAGGAGGACGATGAGTCGGAGGAGGAAGAGCCCTCATCAGACACAGATATtgaggaggagctgcagcagagccaagaaggtggggaggaggaggaagaggatgcagCCATGCAAG AAGCAGCAGGTGAGGACACGGCAGGGGACCAGGAGGACCAGTGCATGGAGTTGGGCCTGGAGCCTCTGCCATGCTCGTCAGGCGGGGAGGATCTGGAGGACGAGGATGAGGAAGACGAAGaagaggatgaggatgaggagCCCCTGCCCCTTGCAGAGGGCCAGGGGCCCCCATCCcccaaggagggggaggggccacCATTCAGCCCGATGCAGGAGCTGTTTGTGCTGGAGATTGAGGCGCTGCCCCTGGAACTCAGCGAGACACCACCCCCGTCCCCTCAAATCCCAGGGGGCTCCGAAGCCACCCCCAAGgctgccccctcatccccagagccctctGAGGCCACCCCACTGGGCTCCGCCTCCCCTGAGACCATCTCTTCCCGGACTGAGCGGCAGGTCTCCCTGAAGGAGCCTGCTAGTTTTGCGGTGAAGCAGGAGCGAGGCAGCATGGGGGACTCCGGGCTCCGGACTCAGCCCCCTGCCAAGAGAAGGCTGTCTGTCCCCAGGAGCCCCCTTGCCCGGCCCTTGGAGAACGGGGGCAGCATCATCAGCTCCACCAGCTTCAACGGCAGCGCTGGACCCCCGGCCTGCAAGAGGGGACGCCAGGAACTGCCCTGTGGCAACAG CAGCTGCCTCGAGGTTCATAGCATCGGCTCAGAGGATGAGGACTTGGAGCTGCCGCTAGATGGcttgctgccccacagccccctccctgaCTCCACCCGTGCTGATTCGCCCTTCCAGAGCTTGGTCAGCAGCTCCCAGGGCAGCCCCCAGCTATGCCAGCGCCTCTTGCCCAAGGCCTGCAAG aCCAGCGTGGCGACCCAGTGTGACCCGGAGGAGATCATTGTTCTGTCGGACTCGGATTAG
- the DAXX gene encoding death domain-associated protein 6 isoform X3: MAATVESNIIVLDDEEEGLPPPMPRESPGPAPASPQTNGTPTKKPDPLAQHGGSFKAENERLFAEFLECCSRLTEEHPEVIPFLASRHQKASPEFLASAEFRNVLGRCLTRVQSKRSKVYVYINELCTVLKAHTQRRKLVLSSAPATPHQPEPAAPEEEGEGTSGQRGTGSKRQIRYLENLLRVYMGEIRRLQERELDLAELDSEDSTYLQESRLKRKMMHIFKRLCQLKQCSSLTGRVIEQRIPYRGTRYPEVNRRIERFINRPDVFPDYTDILKVIQKASARHSLGLAKRQMQSMALDAFREVGNRLQERRHLDLVYNFGSHLTDQYRPDTDPARRDSALARRLRENRQVALTRLDSVVSRYAQLQDESEEEERVRKRAAQARGSAAPRQEGPLPPPCPMAPDPGEGQPHLQVSTSAASQGAPAISEEEDDESEEEEPSSDTDIEEELQQSQEGGEEEEEDAAMQEAAGEDTAGDQEDQCMELGLEPLPCSSGGEDLEDEDEEDEEEDEDEEPLPLAEGQGPPSPKEGEGPPFSPMQELFVLEIEALPLELSETPPPSPQIPGGSEATPKAAPSSPEPSEATPLGSASPETISSRTERQVSLKEPASFAVKQERGSMGDSGLRTQPPAKRRLSVPRSPLARPLENGGSIISSTSFNGSAGPPACKRGRQELPCGNSSCLEVHSIGSEDEDLELPLDGLLPHSPLPDSTRADSPFQSLVSSSQGSPQLCQRLLPKACKTSVATQCDPEEIIVLSDSD; encoded by the exons ATGGCTGCCACAGTGGAGAGCAACATCATCGTCTTGGACGATGAGGAGGAAGGGCTGCCACCACCTATGCCCAGGGAGTCCCCAGGacctgcccctgcctccccccagacCAATGGGACCCCCACCAAGAAACCAGATCCCCTGGCCCAGCATGGTGGCAGCTTCAAGGCTGAGAATGAACGGCTCTTTGCAGAG TTCCTGGAGTGCTGTAGCCGGTTGACGGAGGAGCACCCCGAGGTGATCCCCTTCCTGGCCAGCCGGCACCAGAAGGCCAGTCCCGAGTTCCTGGCCTCAGCTGAGTTTCGCAACGTGCTGGGGCGCTGCCTGACACGTGTGCAGAGCAAGCGCAGCAAAGTCTATGTCTACATCAACGAGCTGTGCACTGTGCTCAAGGCCCACACGCAGCGCCGCAAGCTGGTACTCAGCTCAGCCCCCGCCACCCCCCACCAGCCGGAGCCAGCAGcgccagaggaggagggggaggggacgtCAGGACAGCGTGGCACTGGCTCCAAAAGGCAAATCCGCTACCTGGAAAACTTGCTGCGTGTCTATATGGGGGAGATCAGGCGGCTGCAGGAGCGGGAGCTGGACCTGGCTGAGTTGGACAGCGAGGACTCCACCTACCTGCAGGAGAGCCGTCTCAAGCGCAAGATGATGCACATCTTCAAGCGGCTGTGCCAACTCAAGCAGTGCAGCAGCCTGACGGGCCGGGTGATCGAGCAGCGCATCCCGTACCGGGGCACCCGCTACCCGGAGGTCAACCGACGCATCGAGCGCTTCATCAACCGGCCTGACGTCTTCCCCGACTACACGGACATCCTCAAGGTGATCCAGAAGGCCAGTGCCCGCCACAGCTTGGGCCTGGCCAAGCGCCAGATGCAGAGCATGGCATTGGATGCCTTCCGTGAGGTGGGCAACCGCCTGCAGGAGCGGCGCCACCTTGACCTGGTCTACAACTTCGGTAGCCACCTCACCGACCAGTACCGGCCTG ACACTGACCCTGCCCGGAGGGACTCCGCACTGGCCCGGCGGCTGCGGGAAAACCGCCAGGTGGCGCTGACGCGGCTGGACAGTGTCGTCTCGCGCTATGCCCAGCTGCAGGATGAGAGTGAGGAAGAGGAGCGTGTCCGCAAGAGAGCTGCCCAAGCCCGTGGCAGCGCTGCCCCCCGGCAGGAGGGGCCACTGCCGCCACCCTGCCCCATGGCACCAGAcccaggggaggggcagcccCACTTGCAGGTGAG CACGAGCGCTGCAAGCCAAGGGGCACCTGCGATCAGTGAGGAGGAGGACGATGAGTCGGAGGAGGAAGAGCCCTCATCAGACACAGATATtgaggaggagctgcagcagagccaagaaggtggggaggaggaggaagaggatgcagCCATGCAAG AAGCAGCAGGTGAGGACACGGCAGGGGACCAGGAGGACCAGTGCATGGAGTTGGGCCTGGAGCCTCTGCCATGCTCGTCAGGCGGGGAGGATCTGGAGGACGAGGATGAGGAAGACGAAGaagaggatgaggatgaggagCCCCTGCCCCTTGCAGAGGGCCAGGGGCCCCCATCCcccaaggagggggaggggccacCATTCAGCCCGATGCAGGAGCTGTTTGTGCTGGAGATTGAGGCGCTGCCCCTGGAACTCAGCGAGACACCACCCCCGTCCCCTCAAATCCCAGGGGGCTCCGAAGCCACCCCCAAGgctgccccctcatccccagagccctctGAGGCCACCCCACTGGGCTCCGCCTCCCCTGAGACCATCTCTTCCCGGACTGAGCGGCAGGTCTCCCTGAAGGAGCCTGCTAGTTTTGCGGTGAAGCAGGAGCGAGGCAGCATGGGGGACTCCGGGCTCCGGACTCAGCCCCCTGCCAAGAGAAGGCTGTCTGTCCCCAGGAGCCCCCTTGCCCGGCCCTTGGAGAACGGGGGCAGCATCATCAGCTCCACCAGCTTCAACGGCAGCGCTGGACCCCCGGCCTGCAAGAGGGGACGCCAGGAACTGCCCTGTGGCAACAG CAGCTGCCTCGAGGTTCATAGCATCGGCTCAGAGGATGAGGACTTGGAGCTGCCGCTAGATGGcttgctgccccacagccccctccctgaCTCCACCCGTGCTGATTCGCCCTTCCAGAGCTTGGTCAGCAGCTCCCAGGGCAGCCCCCAGCTATGCCAGCGCCTCTTGCCCAAGGCCTGCAAG aCCAGCGTGGCGACCCAGTGTGACCCGGAGGAGATCATTGTTCTGTCGGACTCGGATTAG
- the DAXX gene encoding death domain-associated protein 6 isoform X2 produces MAATVESNIIVLDDEEEGLPPPMPRESPGPAPASPQTNGTPTKKPDPLAQHGGSFKAENERLFAEFLECCSRLTEEHPEVIPFLASRHQKASPEFLASAEFRNVLGRCLTRVQSKRSKVYVYINELCTVLKAHTQRRKLVLSSAPATPHQPEPAAPEEEGEGTSGQRGTGSKRQIRYLENLLRVYMGEIRRLQERELDLAELDSEDSTYLQESRLKRKMMHIFKRLCQLKQCSSLTGRVIEQRIPYRGTRYPEVNRRIERFINRPDVFPDYTDILKVIQKASARHSLGLAKRQMQSMALDAFREVGNRLQERRHLDLVYNFGSHLTDQYRPDTDPARRDSALARRLRENRQVALTRLDSVVSRYAQLQDESEEEERVRKRAAQARGSAAPRQEGPLPPPCPMAPDPGEGQPHLQGSPSTSAASQGAPAISEEEDDESEEEEPSSDTDIEEELQQSQEGGEEEEEDAAMQEAAGEDTAGDQEDQCMELGLEPLPCSSGGEDLEDEDEEDEEEDEDEEPLPLAEGQGPPSPKEGEGPPFSPMQELFVLEIEALPLELSETPPPSPQIPGGSEATPKAAPSSPEPSEATPLGSASPETISSRTERQVSLKEPASFAVKQERGSMGDSGLRTQPPAKRRLSVPRSPLARPLENGGSIISSTSFNGSAGPPACKRGRQELPCGNSCLEVHSIGSEDEDLELPLDGLLPHSPLPDSTRADSPFQSLVSSSQGSPQLCQRLLPKACKTSVATQCDPEEIIVLSDSD; encoded by the exons ATGGCTGCCACAGTGGAGAGCAACATCATCGTCTTGGACGATGAGGAGGAAGGGCTGCCACCACCTATGCCCAGGGAGTCCCCAGGacctgcccctgcctccccccagacCAATGGGACCCCCACCAAGAAACCAGATCCCCTGGCCCAGCATGGTGGCAGCTTCAAGGCTGAGAATGAACGGCTCTTTGCAGAG TTCCTGGAGTGCTGTAGCCGGTTGACGGAGGAGCACCCCGAGGTGATCCCCTTCCTGGCCAGCCGGCACCAGAAGGCCAGTCCCGAGTTCCTGGCCTCAGCTGAGTTTCGCAACGTGCTGGGGCGCTGCCTGACACGTGTGCAGAGCAAGCGCAGCAAAGTCTATGTCTACATCAACGAGCTGTGCACTGTGCTCAAGGCCCACACGCAGCGCCGCAAGCTGGTACTCAGCTCAGCCCCCGCCACCCCCCACCAGCCGGAGCCAGCAGcgccagaggaggagggggaggggacgtCAGGACAGCGTGGCACTGGCTCCAAAAGGCAAATCCGCTACCTGGAAAACTTGCTGCGTGTCTATATGGGGGAGATCAGGCGGCTGCAGGAGCGGGAGCTGGACCTGGCTGAGTTGGACAGCGAGGACTCCACCTACCTGCAGGAGAGCCGTCTCAAGCGCAAGATGATGCACATCTTCAAGCGGCTGTGCCAACTCAAGCAGTGCAGCAGCCTGACGGGCCGGGTGATCGAGCAGCGCATCCCGTACCGGGGCACCCGCTACCCGGAGGTCAACCGACGCATCGAGCGCTTCATCAACCGGCCTGACGTCTTCCCCGACTACACGGACATCCTCAAGGTGATCCAGAAGGCCAGTGCCCGCCACAGCTTGGGCCTGGCCAAGCGCCAGATGCAGAGCATGGCATTGGATGCCTTCCGTGAGGTGGGCAACCGCCTGCAGGAGCGGCGCCACCTTGACCTGGTCTACAACTTCGGTAGCCACCTCACCGACCAGTACCGGCCTG ACACTGACCCTGCCCGGAGGGACTCCGCACTGGCCCGGCGGCTGCGGGAAAACCGCCAGGTGGCGCTGACGCGGCTGGACAGTGTCGTCTCGCGCTATGCCCAGCTGCAGGATGAGAGTGAGGAAGAGGAGCGTGTCCGCAAGAGAGCTGCCCAAGCCCGTGGCAGCGCTGCCCCCCGGCAGGAGGGGCCACTGCCGCCACCCTGCCCCATGGCACCAGAcccaggggaggggcagcccCACTTGCAG GGCAGCCCCAGCACGAGCGCTGCAAGCCAAGGGGCACCTGCGATCAGTGAGGAGGAGGACGATGAGTCGGAGGAGGAAGAGCCCTCATCAGACACAGATATtgaggaggagctgcagcagagccaagaaggtggggaggaggaggaagaggatgcagCCATGCAAG AAGCAGCAGGTGAGGACACGGCAGGGGACCAGGAGGACCAGTGCATGGAGTTGGGCCTGGAGCCTCTGCCATGCTCGTCAGGCGGGGAGGATCTGGAGGACGAGGATGAGGAAGACGAAGaagaggatgaggatgaggagCCCCTGCCCCTTGCAGAGGGCCAGGGGCCCCCATCCcccaaggagggggaggggccacCATTCAGCCCGATGCAGGAGCTGTTTGTGCTGGAGATTGAGGCGCTGCCCCTGGAACTCAGCGAGACACCACCCCCGTCCCCTCAAATCCCAGGGGGCTCCGAAGCCACCCCCAAGgctgccccctcatccccagagccctctGAGGCCACCCCACTGGGCTCCGCCTCCCCTGAGACCATCTCTTCCCGGACTGAGCGGCAGGTCTCCCTGAAGGAGCCTGCTAGTTTTGCGGTGAAGCAGGAGCGAGGCAGCATGGGGGACTCCGGGCTCCGGACTCAGCCCCCTGCCAAGAGAAGGCTGTCTGTCCCCAGGAGCCCCCTTGCCCGGCCCTTGGAGAACGGGGGCAGCATCATCAGCTCCACCAGCTTCAACGGCAGCGCTGGACCCCCGGCCTGCAAGAGGGGACGCCAGGAACTGCCCTGTGGCAACAG CTGCCTCGAGGTTCATAGCATCGGCTCAGAGGATGAGGACTTGGAGCTGCCGCTAGATGGcttgctgccccacagccccctccctgaCTCCACCCGTGCTGATTCGCCCTTCCAGAGCTTGGTCAGCAGCTCCCAGGGCAGCCCCCAGCTATGCCAGCGCCTCTTGCCCAAGGCCTGCAAG aCCAGCGTGGCGACCCAGTGTGACCCGGAGGAGATCATTGTTCTGTCGGACTCGGATTAG